A single Pseudoxanthomonas sp. DNA region contains:
- a CDS encoding phosphatidate cytidylyltransferase translates to MSATRTRVIAALVMAPFAIGAILLLPTSWLAMLAALVFLVGLWEWFKLAEIDDTLQRTVLLTANLLVMVALVWASRGSGDATDLVPLRLMALAGVVWWLLALLWLRFFSFASDHETWARVFKLAAGTLAVVPAWCALGLIHVSEPNGHIWLFVALAIVWAADSGAYFAGRHFGGRWFKGRKLAPRISPNKTLEGLLGGLAAGMLVAAVGGLIAGAGAGQLPGVLVVAVFTVLFSVVGDLFESLLKRHVGAKDSGDVIPGHGGVLDRIDGVLAALPIFVLGKDVFGF, encoded by the coding sequence ATGAGCGCCACCCGTACCCGTGTCATTGCAGCGCTGGTGATGGCGCCGTTCGCGATCGGCGCCATCCTGCTGCTGCCCACGTCCTGGCTGGCCATGCTGGCCGCGCTGGTGTTCCTGGTGGGGCTGTGGGAATGGTTCAAGCTCGCCGAGATCGACGACACCCTGCAGCGCACCGTGCTGCTGACCGCCAACCTGCTGGTGATGGTGGCGCTGGTGTGGGCATCGAGAGGATCCGGCGACGCCACCGACCTGGTGCCGTTGCGCCTGATGGCGCTTGCGGGCGTGGTCTGGTGGCTGCTCGCGCTGCTCTGGCTGCGCTTCTTCAGCTTCGCGTCCGATCACGAGACCTGGGCCCGCGTGTTCAAGCTGGCGGCGGGTACGCTGGCCGTGGTCCCGGCCTGGTGCGCGCTGGGCCTGATCCACGTCTCCGAGCCGAATGGGCACATCTGGCTCTTCGTCGCCCTGGCCATCGTCTGGGCCGCCGACAGCGGGGCCTACTTCGCCGGCCGGCACTTCGGCGGGCGGTGGTTCAAGGGCCGCAAGCTGGCGCCGCGGATCAGCCCCAACAAGACCCTGGAAGGCCTGCTCGGCGGCCTGGCCGCCGGCATGCTGGTGGCGGCCGTTGGCGGACTGATCGCCGGAGCCGGCGCCGGCCAGCTCCCCGGCGTGCTGGTGGTGGCCGTGTTCACGGTGCTGTTCTCGGTGGTCGGCGACCTGTTCGAGAGCCTGCTCAAGCGACATGTCGGCGCCAAGGACTCCGGCGACGTCATCCCGGGTCACGGCGGCGTGCTCGACCGCATCGATGGCGTGCTCGCTGCGCTGCCCATCTTCGTGCTGGGCAAGGACGTCTTCGGATTCTGA